From Thunnus albacares chromosome 22, fThuAlb1.1, whole genome shotgun sequence, the proteins below share one genomic window:
- the LOC122973366 gene encoding RLA class II histocompatibility antigen, DP alpha-1 chain-like, with the protein MKMKVMKVMKVWELLLILSCVSADIPHEELNILGCSESDGEFMFALDGEEMFYADFTNKKAVYPAPDFIDPINFGEDAFQNAQANLEICKQNLKVDRQAYKNIPLKFDPPSSPIIYPKDKVELGVQNTLICHVTGFYPAPVEVSWTKNGQKVTEGTSINVPFPNTDGSYRQTSRLEFIPQQGDIYSCKVTHPALTEPLTRMWDVEVQQPGVGPAVFCGLGLTVGLLGVAAGTFFLIKGNECS; encoded by the exons atgaagatgaaggtgatgaaggtgatgaaggTGTGGGAGCtgctcctcatcctctcctGTGTCTCAGCAGACA tTCCACATGAAGAGCTTAATATCCTCGGCTGTTCAGAGTCTGATGGAGAGTTCATGTTTGCACTGGATGGTGAAGAGATGTTTTATGCCGACTTCACCAACAAGAAAGCAGTTTACCCTGCGCCTGACTTTATAGATCCTATCAACTTCGGGGAGGACGCTTTTCAAAACGCTCAGGCTAACCTGGAAATCTGCAAACAGAACCTGAAAGTAGATCGACAGGCCTATAAGAACATACCACTGAAGTTCG ATCCTCCTTCCAGTCCAATAATCTACCCGAAAGACAAGGTGGAGCTCGGAGTCCAGAACACGCTCATCTGTCATGTGACCGGTTTCTATCCTGCTCCTGTTGAAGTCTCCTGGACCAAGAACGGACAGAAGGTGACTGAAGGAACCAGCATCAATGTTCCCTTCCCCAACACAGACGGTTCCTACAGACAGACCTCCAGACTGGAGTTCATCCCACAGCAGGGAGACATCTACAGCTGTAAAGTGACTCACCCAGCACTGACCGAACCACTGACCAGGATGTGGG ATGTGGAGGTGCAGCAGCCAGGTGTTGGACCTGCGGTGTTTTGTGGACTGGGTCTGACTGTCGGTCTGCTCGGTGTGGCGGCTGGAACCTTCTTCCTCATCAAAGGAAACGAGtgcagctga